One part of the Chryseobacterium mulctrae genome encodes these proteins:
- the gldD gene encoding gliding motility lipoprotein GldD, producing MIKKVIFIFVSMLIISCGKESTPKPYGELRLEYPAPKYHKFEPNCLYSFEASDYAKIYDAKKPCWYYLNYPKMKAKIFLTYYPINNDFAQQIMETEKMVYKHTVKASSIDTKSFEYPEKKVYGNFYELKGQAASNLQFYATDSTKHFVTGYLYFNSRPKPDSLAPAIDYIKKDMMHLLDTFEWKK from the coding sequence ATGATTAAAAAAGTCATTTTTATTTTTGTTTCGATGCTGATTATTTCGTGCGGAAAAGAGAGTACTCCAAAACCTTACGGCGAGTTGAGATTAGAATATCCTGCACCAAAATATCATAAATTTGAACCTAATTGTCTGTATTCTTTTGAAGCTTCAGATTATGCCAAAATTTATGATGCAAAGAAACCTTGTTGGTATTATCTGAACTATCCTAAAATGAAGGCGAAGATTTTCCTGACGTATTACCCAATCAACAACGATTTTGCTCAACAGATTATGGAAACCGAAAAAATGGTTTACAAACATACTGTGAAAGCAAGTTCTATCGATACAAAATCTTTCGAATATCCTGAGAAAAAAGTCTACGGAAATTTTTATGAGTTGAAAGGTCAGGCTGCATCCAATCTACAGTTTTATGCAACCGACAGTACAAAACATTTCGTGACAGGATATTTATACTTTAATTCTAGACCAAAACCAGATTCTTTAGCTCCTGCAATTGATTATATCAAAAAAGACATGATGCATTTGTTGGATACTTTTGAATGGAAAAAATAA